A region of Streptomyces sp. TG1A-60 DNA encodes the following proteins:
- a CDS encoding SDR family NAD(P)-dependent oxidoreductase: MADAMDERTRRSERAEEVRAEEVRAGEVRAGESGPTESLAGRLAGLPADRRPAALLDLVREETAGLAGTDPLDIDPETAYRDYGYNSLAAVELTSRLSRATGLELPLTLLFDHPTASAVAEHLLGLLGFAHPEDDAPEAEAEGAGMGHAHDDDPIAVVGMACRYPGGVTSPAGLWDVAAAGRDVVSDFPRDRGWDLDGLFSADPEQPGTSYTRTGGFLDPVADFDAEFFGISRREALAMDPQQRLLLQTVWESLENAGIDPGRLKKSRTGVYVGSSGQDYEIVARSGPGELEGYWGIGAAGSVLSGRVAYAFGFEGPALTVDTACSSSLVGVHLAVHALRRGECTLAVAGGATVMATPKVFTEFSRQRALSPDGRCRSYAEAADGTGWAEGIGVLLLERLSEARRNNHRVLALIPGTAVNQDGASNGLTAPNGGSQQRVITQALADAGLRPRDIDAVEGHGTGTTLGDPIEIDALAAVFGHDRPAGQPLRLGSLKSNIGHSQAAAGVGGLIKMIQALRHEVLPRTLHVDRPTPKADWSGGGISLLTEATPWPRGERVRRAGVSAFGVGGTNAHVLVEEAPTVQAGTPAPEARTPRPELPSSSTPLATPPVVPWVLSAKTPAALRAQARRLHTHLTTAQPDATPTQVGAALAHTRAHFDHRATLTGTTRTELLDAVAALARGEEAEQVTRAHARTGKTVFVFPGQGSQWIGMSRELAAAHPVFAEELSACAAALAPYTDFSLDEVLSGAPGAPPLDRVDVVQPALFAVMAALAALWRHHGVHPDAVVGHSQGEIAAAYVAGGLSLQDAARVVALRSKAIAEMAGRGGMASVTASPERLLPLLEGWDGLISVAAVNGPSSMTVSGDSDALDGLLARCAAENIWARRVPVDYASHSPQVESLKERLAEVLSPVAPRSGEVRFHSTVTAGEFDTSGLDADYWYRNLRRTVRFEEVVRALLDQGHTTFVEVSPHPILTFAVEQTVERTGGREGGSGRTAATVLGSARREQEQAQFTASLAAAHAHGIPVDWDTVFDPASARNVELPTYSFESTRYWAAPRPAAGDAGDAGLRSTGHRLLTAGAELADGSGWLFTGRVSRDTHGWLDDHAVYGTVLLPGTAFVDMAVLAASHVGCDVVEELTLEEPLVLPDDGAVDLQASVGAPDARGRRPVAVHSRPADAAGGDDWTRHAGGFLAPSPAHGDASPAPLSWPPSGADPLDVDGLYDRLADRGFGYGPVFRGLRAAWRRDGVLLAEVDAAAAGGSGGAEGYGVHPALLDAAFHAQLTELAGADGASGQAWLPFTWSGVRVVRPGATHLRVSLTTLGEGTVRMSAVDAAGAPVVTVDSVVARPVAPARLVGARGPADSLFRVDWQAAPGPGPAPDSVSGRWAVLAEDGTTMASPDAVIGSVSGADSTAPPLPTYPGLPHLSAELDAGEPVPDTVVALVPAAHGTPTAEAARARAHHTLALLRGWLADERFADARLVLVTRDAVATAPGSAVAPDLAPLWGLVRTAQSEHPGRFTLVDLAGDACDDPARVLPVALAAEEPQVAVRNGVLHIPRAVRVRGASGGPLPFEPDGTVLITGGTSGLGAQLARHLAAERGARHLLLASRRGRDAEGVSELTAELAGLGAQVTVAACDVTDRSATAALLASVDAAHPLTAVVHSAGALDDGLLEALTPERLDRVLAPKVDAALHLHELTESVPLAAFVLFSSVAGTIGGPGQGNYAAANTFLDAFAQWRRAQGLPALSLAWGLWEEASDMTRHLGDAEVAQLGRSGLAPLATDEGLRLFDAVHGTEDALLLPARLDLGALRTQAREGSLPAVLRALVPAAQGPAGRSCPALPARLAAAPPEERDVLVLAAVAAEVAVVLGYEDAGAVDPERPFKELGLDSLGAVRLRNRLSQVTGLSLPSTLVFGHPTVPALAAHLRTLLDEHGAGGQEAAAAPGVHTDLDRLAGLLPSVADSDVAAVRTRLRSLLSALDDRGGEGAGSLRRELIEEASADDLFDLIDNDLGLG; this comes from the coding sequence ATGGCTGACGCGATGGACGAGCGGACCCGGCGATCAGAGCGGGCCGAGGAGGTGCGGGCCGAGGAGGTGCGGGCCGGGGAGGTGCGGGCCGGGGAGTCCGGGCCGACCGAGAGCTTGGCGGGGCGCCTGGCCGGGCTGCCGGCCGACCGCCGCCCGGCGGCCCTGCTCGACCTGGTCCGCGAGGAGACCGCGGGCCTGGCGGGCACGGACCCTCTCGACATCGACCCGGAGACGGCCTACCGCGACTACGGCTACAACTCCCTCGCGGCCGTGGAGCTGACCAGTCGGCTGAGCCGGGCCACCGGCCTCGAACTGCCGCTCACCCTGCTCTTCGACCACCCGACGGCGTCCGCCGTGGCGGAGCACCTGCTCGGCCTGCTCGGCTTCGCGCACCCCGAGGACGACGCCCCGGAGGCGGAAGCGGAGGGCGCCGGCATGGGCCATGCCCACGACGACGACCCCATCGCCGTCGTGGGCATGGCCTGCCGTTACCCGGGCGGCGTGACCTCCCCCGCCGGCCTGTGGGACGTGGCGGCCGCCGGTCGCGACGTCGTCTCGGACTTCCCCCGCGACCGGGGCTGGGACCTCGACGGTCTCTTCTCCGCCGACCCCGAGCAGCCCGGCACCAGTTACACCCGCACCGGCGGATTCCTCGACCCGGTCGCCGACTTCGACGCGGAGTTCTTCGGCATCTCGCGCCGCGAGGCACTGGCTATGGACCCCCAGCAGCGGCTGCTCCTGCAGACCGTCTGGGAGTCCCTGGAGAACGCGGGCATCGACCCCGGCCGCCTGAAGAAGTCGCGGACCGGCGTGTATGTGGGCAGCAGCGGCCAGGACTACGAGATCGTGGCGCGGTCCGGCCCCGGCGAGCTGGAGGGCTACTGGGGCATCGGCGCCGCGGGCAGCGTCCTGTCGGGCCGGGTCGCCTACGCCTTCGGCTTCGAGGGCCCCGCCCTCACCGTCGACACGGCCTGTTCGTCGTCACTGGTGGGCGTGCACCTGGCGGTGCACGCCCTACGCCGGGGCGAGTGCACGCTCGCCGTGGCGGGCGGCGCCACCGTGATGGCCACGCCGAAGGTCTTCACCGAGTTCAGCAGGCAGCGCGCGCTCTCGCCGGACGGCAGGTGCCGTTCGTACGCGGAGGCCGCCGACGGCACCGGCTGGGCCGAGGGCATCGGCGTCCTCCTCCTGGAACGCCTCAGCGAGGCCCGCCGCAACAACCACCGTGTCCTCGCCCTCATCCCGGGCACGGCGGTCAACCAGGACGGCGCCAGCAACGGCCTCACCGCCCCGAACGGCGGCTCCCAGCAGCGCGTCATCACCCAGGCACTCGCCGACGCCGGTCTGCGCCCCCGCGACATCGACGCGGTCGAGGGGCACGGCACCGGCACCACACTCGGCGACCCCATCGAGATCGACGCCCTCGCGGCCGTGTTCGGCCACGACCGCCCCGCCGGACAGCCCCTGCGGCTGGGTTCGCTGAAGTCCAACATCGGGCACAGCCAGGCCGCGGCAGGCGTCGGCGGACTGATCAAGATGATCCAGGCGCTGCGCCACGAGGTGCTGCCCAGGACCCTGCACGTCGACCGGCCCACGCCCAAGGCCGACTGGTCCGGCGGCGGCATCTCCCTGCTGACCGAGGCCACCCCGTGGCCGCGCGGCGAGCGGGTCCGCCGGGCCGGGGTGTCGGCCTTCGGTGTGGGCGGGACCAACGCGCATGTCCTGGTGGAGGAGGCGCCCACCGTGCAGGCGGGGACGCCCGCGCCCGAGGCCCGGACGCCACGGCCCGAACTCCCTTCCTCCTCCACCCCCTTGGCGACGCCTCCCGTGGTGCCGTGGGTGCTGTCCGCCAAGACGCCGGCCGCCCTGCGCGCCCAGGCCCGCCGCCTGCACACCCACCTCACCACCGCACAACCGGACGCCACCCCCACCCAGGTCGGCGCCGCCCTCGCCCACACCCGCGCCCACTTCGACCACCGGGCCACCCTCACCGGCACCACCCGCACCGAACTCCTCGACGCGGTCGCCGCCCTCGCCCGGGGCGAGGAGGCGGAGCAGGTCACCCGGGCCCACGCCCGTACCGGAAAGACCGTCTTCGTCTTCCCCGGCCAGGGCTCCCAGTGGATCGGCATGAGCCGTGAACTTGCCGCCGCCCACCCTGTGTTCGCCGAAGAGCTCAGCGCCTGCGCCGCCGCGCTCGCGCCCTACACCGACTTCTCGCTCGACGAGGTCCTGAGCGGGGCGCCCGGCGCTCCCCCGCTGGACCGGGTGGACGTCGTGCAGCCCGCGCTGTTCGCGGTGATGGCGGCACTCGCCGCGCTCTGGCGCCACCATGGCGTGCACCCGGACGCCGTGGTCGGGCACTCGCAGGGCGAGATAGCCGCCGCGTACGTCGCCGGGGGCCTCTCGCTCCAGGACGCCGCCCGCGTCGTGGCGCTGCGCAGCAAGGCCATCGCGGAGATGGCTGGGCGAGGCGGCATGGCGTCGGTGACGGCGTCGCCCGAGCGGCTGCTGCCGCTCCTGGAGGGCTGGGACGGGCTCATCTCCGTCGCCGCCGTCAACGGCCCCTCCTCCATGACGGTTTCGGGTGACTCCGACGCCCTGGACGGGCTGCTGGCCCGCTGCGCCGCCGAGAACATCTGGGCCCGGCGGGTCCCCGTCGACTACGCCTCGCACTCCCCCCAGGTCGAGTCGCTCAAGGAGCGTCTGGCCGAGGTCCTGTCACCGGTCGCGCCACGCTCCGGAGAGGTGCGCTTCCACTCCACGGTCACCGCGGGCGAGTTCGACACCAGCGGCCTCGACGCCGACTACTGGTACCGAAACCTGCGCCGGACCGTCCGGTTCGAGGAGGTCGTCCGCGCGCTGCTCGACCAGGGGCACACCACGTTCGTCGAGGTGAGTCCGCACCCGATCCTCACCTTCGCGGTGGAGCAGACAGTGGAGCGGACAGGGGGGCGGGAAGGCGGAAGCGGCCGGACCGCCGCGACCGTCCTCGGCTCGGCCCGGCGCGAGCAGGAACAGGCACAGTTCACCGCCTCGCTCGCCGCCGCGCACGCCCACGGAATACCCGTGGACTGGGACACGGTGTTCGACCCGGCCTCCGCGCGCAACGTAGAACTCCCCACGTACTCCTTTGAGTCGACGCGCTACTGGGCGGCGCCCCGGCCCGCCGCGGGCGACGCCGGGGACGCGGGACTGCGCTCCACCGGTCACCGGCTCCTGACCGCCGGAGCCGAACTCGCCGACGGCAGCGGGTGGTTGTTCACCGGGCGCGTCTCGCGGGACACGCACGGCTGGCTGGACGACCACGCGGTCTACGGCACGGTCCTGCTGCCGGGCACCGCCTTCGTGGACATGGCCGTCCTCGCCGCCTCGCACGTCGGCTGCGACGTGGTCGAGGAGCTGACGCTGGAGGAGCCGCTGGTACTCCCCGACGACGGCGCCGTCGACCTCCAGGCGTCGGTCGGGGCCCCGGACGCCCGGGGACGGCGGCCGGTCGCGGTCCACTCCCGGCCGGCCGACGCGGCGGGCGGCGACGACTGGACGCGGCACGCCGGCGGCTTCCTCGCGCCCTCCCCGGCGCACGGCGACGCCTCCCCCGCTCCCCTCTCGTGGCCCCCGTCGGGCGCCGACCCGCTGGACGTCGACGGCCTCTACGACCGGCTCGCCGACCGGGGCTTCGGATACGGGCCCGTCTTCCGCGGGCTGCGCGCGGCCTGGCGGCGCGACGGTGTGCTCCTCGCCGAGGTGGACGCCGCGGCGGCCGGGGGAAGTGGGGGCGCCGAGGGGTACGGGGTGCACCCGGCCCTGCTCGACGCCGCGTTCCATGCCCAGCTGACCGAACTGGCCGGTGCCGACGGAGCGTCCGGGCAGGCGTGGCTGCCGTTCACCTGGTCCGGTGTGCGCGTCGTCCGACCCGGCGCCACGCACCTGCGGGTGTCCCTCACCACGCTGGGCGAGGGCACCGTACGGATGTCCGCGGTCGACGCGGCAGGCGCCCCGGTGGTCACCGTCGACTCGGTCGTGGCCCGCCCGGTGGCCCCGGCCCGCCTGGTCGGCGCACGCGGGCCGGCCGACTCCCTCTTCCGCGTGGACTGGCAGGCGGCACCGGGCCCGGGCCCCGCCCCGGACTCCGTCTCCGGACGCTGGGCGGTCCTGGCCGAGGACGGGACGACCATGGCGAGCCCGGATGCCGTGATCGGCTCGGTCTCCGGGGCCGACTCCACCGCCCCGCCGCTCCCCACCTACCCCGGCCTCCCCCACCTCTCCGCCGAGCTCGACGCGGGCGAACCCGTGCCGGACACCGTCGTCGCGCTCGTGCCCGCGGCGCACGGTACGCCCACCGCGGAGGCGGCCCGCGCCCGCGCCCACCACACCCTCGCGCTGCTGCGCGGCTGGCTGGCCGACGAGCGGTTCGCCGACGCGCGTCTGGTGCTGGTCACCCGGGACGCCGTGGCCACCGCTCCCGGCTCGGCCGTCGCCCCCGACCTCGCGCCCCTGTGGGGTCTGGTGCGTACCGCGCAGTCCGAGCACCCCGGCCGCTTCACGCTCGTCGATCTGGCCGGCGACGCCTGCGACGATCCCGCGCGCGTCCTGCCCGTCGCGCTCGCCGCCGAGGAGCCCCAGGTCGCCGTACGCAATGGCGTGCTCCACATCCCCCGTGCCGTCCGCGTCCGCGGCGCCTCCGGCGGGCCGCTCCCCTTCGAACCGGACGGCACGGTCCTGATCACGGGGGGAACCAGCGGACTCGGCGCCCAGCTGGCCCGGCACCTCGCCGCCGAACGGGGCGCGCGACACCTGCTCCTGGCCAGCCGCCGCGGCCGGGACGCCGAAGGCGTGTCGGAGCTGACGGCCGAACTGGCCGGCCTCGGCGCCCAGGTCACCGTCGCGGCCTGCGACGTCACGGACCGGTCGGCGACGGCGGCGCTCCTCGCGTCGGTCGACGCCGCGCATCCGCTGACCGCCGTCGTCCACTCCGCGGGGGCGCTCGACGACGGCCTCCTGGAGGCGCTGACGCCCGAGCGGCTGGACCGCGTGCTGGCACCCAAGGTGGACGCGGCCCTGCATCTGCACGAGCTGACCGAGTCCGTGCCGCTCGCCGCGTTCGTCCTGTTCTCCTCGGTCGCGGGCACCATCGGCGGCCCGGGACAGGGCAACTACGCGGCGGCCAACACGTTCCTCGACGCCTTCGCGCAGTGGCGGCGTGCCCAGGGGCTGCCGGCGCTCTCGCTGGCCTGGGGCCTGTGGGAGGAGGCGAGCGACATGACCCGGCACCTCGGGGACGCCGAGGTGGCCCAGCTGGGCAGGTCGGGGCTGGCGCCGCTCGCCACCGACGAGGGGCTGCGCCTGTTCGACGCGGTGCACGGCACGGAGGACGCGCTGCTGCTGCCCGCCCGGCTCGATCTGGGCGCCCTGCGCACCCAGGCCCGCGAGGGCTCGCTGCCCGCCGTACTGCGGGCCCTGGTGCCGGCCGCGCAGGGGCCCGCGGGCCGGTCGTGCCCGGCGCTGCCCGCGCGCCTCGCGGCCGCTCCGCCCGAGGAGCGGGACGTGCTGGTGCTGGCGGCGGTCGCCGCGGAGGTCGCCGTGGTCCTCGGGTACGAGGACGCGGGCGCGGTCGACCCGGAGCGTCCCTTCAAGGAACTGGGCCTGGACTCGCTGGGCGCGGTGCGGCTGCGCAACCGGCTGAGCCAGGTGACCGGCCTCAGCCTTCCGTCCACCCTGGTGTTCGGCCACCCGACGGTCCCCGCGCTCGCCGCGCACCTGCGCACATTGCTCGACGAGCACGGCGCCGGGGGGCAGGAGGCAGCGGCGGCGCCCGGTGTGCACACGGATCTGGACCGCCTCGCCGGGCTGCTCCCGTCGGTCGCCGACTCCGACGTGGCGGCTGTCCGCACCCGGCTGCGGTCCCTGCTCTCGGCGCTCGACGACAGGGGCGGCGAGGGCGCCGGCAGCCTGCGCAGGGAGCTCATCGAGGAAGCGTCCGCCGACGACCTGTTCGACCTGATCGACAACGACCTGGGATTGGGCTGA
- a CDS encoding 3-oxoacyl-[acyl-carrier-protein] synthase III C-terminal domain-containing protein, whose product MQPVGIVDFGSYLPENVVGPEFFLDENAPVDPLANTPLFRVPPTRHHVAPGERAADMIAKAARPVFERLGKGPAGQVDVLLTNVLLPDEPFMGVGAQAAHALGIDPEWIVDLHNGGCASFPYMLSLAQKIMADGAAHTALIANVQNTAGQMYAQSEVRKLSHAPIPGDGCGVAYLEAGTGSPLLGVRTRSIPAYSVDLGIKTPDGRRYWEPGEGQMDIDFDAGKTTEILQRGNTLVPELVGKLCSDLGEQPSDIDVLVTNQPNRIFLKNWRQALKLDEARHLDTFDRYGNLYGAAVPVTLDRAARAGDLRDGDLVVMSGFAHAGDFAAAAAVRWNGAS is encoded by the coding sequence ATGCAGCCCGTCGGCATAGTCGACTTCGGGAGCTATCTGCCCGAGAACGTGGTGGGGCCCGAGTTCTTCCTGGACGAGAACGCCCCGGTGGACCCGCTGGCCAACACCCCGCTGTTCCGCGTGCCCCCGACCCGGCACCACGTCGCCCCCGGCGAGCGGGCAGCCGACATGATCGCCAAGGCGGCCCGGCCGGTCTTCGAGCGCCTCGGCAAGGGGCCGGCGGGCCAGGTCGACGTGCTGCTGACGAACGTGCTGCTGCCGGACGAGCCGTTCATGGGTGTCGGCGCCCAGGCCGCGCACGCCCTCGGCATCGATCCCGAGTGGATCGTGGACCTGCACAACGGCGGCTGCGCCTCGTTCCCGTACATGCTCTCGCTGGCCCAGAAGATCATGGCCGACGGAGCGGCACACACCGCGCTGATCGCCAACGTGCAGAACACCGCGGGCCAGATGTACGCCCAGTCCGAAGTGCGCAAGCTGTCGCACGCGCCGATTCCGGGCGACGGCTGCGGCGTGGCCTACCTGGAGGCCGGCACGGGTTCGCCGCTCCTCGGGGTGCGGACCCGAAGCATCCCCGCGTACTCCGTGGACCTCGGCATCAAGACCCCGGACGGGCGCAGGTACTGGGAGCCGGGCGAGGGCCAGATGGACATCGACTTCGACGCCGGCAAGACGACGGAGATCCTCCAGCGCGGCAACACCCTCGTGCCCGAGCTCGTCGGGAAGCTCTGCTCAGACCTCGGGGAGCAGCCGTCCGACATCGACGTGCTCGTCACCAACCAGCCGAACCGGATCTTCCTGAAGAACTGGCGCCAGGCCCTGAAACTGGACGAGGCGCGGCACTTGGACACCTTCGACCGCTACGGGAACCTGTACGGCGCCGCCGTGCCCGTCACCCTCGACCGGGCGGCCCGCGCCGGAGACCTGCGTGACGGCGACCTCGTGGTGATGTCGGGGTTCGCGCACGCCGGTGACTTCGCTGCGGCTGCTGCGGTGCGCTGGAACGGCGCCTCGTGA
- a CDS encoding alpha/beta fold hydrolase: MPDDDRTLRYLKRVTAELQSTRERLVQAEQRAYEPVAVVGMACRYPGLVTSPDDLWDLVAAGRDVVADFPADRGWDLDRLFHDDPDHPGTTYARAGGFLEGATEFDAEFFGIGRTEALAMDPQQRLLLQTAWESLENAGIDPGGLRGSRTGVFVGTTGQDYAQLARSGPDELEGYWGIGSAGSVLSGRVSYVLGFEGPALTVDTACSSSLVGVHLAVQALRHGECSLALAGGVTVMSTPGVFTEFSRQRALSPDGRCRSYAEAADGTGWGEGVGVVLLERLSEARRNNHRVLAVISGSAVNQDGASNGLTAPNGGSQQRVITQALADAGLRPRDIDAVEGHGTGTTLGDPIEIDALAAVYGRERTAVHPLRLGSLKSNIGHSQAAAGVGGLIKMIQALRHEVLPRTLHVDRPTPKADWSGGGISLLTEATPWPRGERVRRAGVSSFGISGSNAHVVVEEAPLDASPDTGAGREPETLPVVPWVLSAKTPAALRAQARRLHTHLTTAQPDATPTQVGAALAHTRAHFDHRATLTGTTRTELLAGLAAFGAGELPGNAVLGVAARARKTAFLFSGQGSQQAGTGSGLAAAHPVFADALAAARAELDRHLELPLRQVMDAADGTPEAELLHRTGWTQPALFALEVALYRLVESWGFTPDFLLGHSIGELSAAHVAGVLSLADASALVAARGRLMQALPEGGAMVAVEATEDEVLQSLRDDGRLAVAAVNGPRSVVVSGAADPLAAWQRAWQEQGRRTRRLRVSHAFHSPLMRPMLEELAAVAGGLSYHAPTVPIVSNVTGTFADATDLATPDYWVRHAAHPVRFHDGVRRLESAGATAFLELGPSGVLTSMTRHCLRDPGSAVLAPALDGRGPEPAALMTALAELHTHGACGDLAALLPRDAARQVPLPTYAFQPRRHWIDVPQTVRGTESGPSADQAAPAPAAQEEPSRDEPERADQERDVLGLVRTQAALVLGYEDGARIDPDLTLLELGIDSLGAVRFQRRLASVTGLDLPATLLVDHPTPAALAEHLRPLLAPSAPTDPADLLRDLHRRGQLGDAVPLLRAAAADRPTFSTAERPAGPPESVLVSDGPATPAVVCVPSFLAGSGPHQFARFAAGFTHRPRMSALTLPGLGTSALLPGSWRAAVDSLAAAALHTAGGAPLVLAGHSIGGALAHAAAASLERTGHRVEGVVLIDTYEPEPAQQQAVFAWAMGRILARDGAPADIDADGVLAMGGYLRLLDDWVADPLTAPALLLTAERGPDAPDGAAWRLWQAADTVTPVTGDHFSLLEEHAAHTARTVEEWLRKELSCSPSA, encoded by the coding sequence ATGCCGGACGACGACAGGACACTGCGGTACCTCAAGCGTGTCACCGCCGAACTGCAGTCCACCCGTGAGCGGTTGGTACAGGCCGAGCAGCGCGCGTACGAGCCGGTCGCGGTGGTGGGCATGGCCTGCCGCTATCCGGGACTCGTGACCTCCCCCGACGACCTGTGGGACCTGGTGGCCGCCGGGCGCGACGTGGTCGCTGACTTCCCCGCGGACCGGGGCTGGGACCTGGACCGGCTCTTCCACGACGACCCGGACCATCCCGGCACGACGTACGCCAGGGCCGGCGGGTTCCTGGAGGGGGCGACGGAGTTCGACGCGGAGTTCTTCGGCATCGGCCGCACCGAGGCCCTGGCGATGGACCCGCAGCAGCGGCTGCTCCTGCAGACCGCCTGGGAGTCCCTGGAGAACGCTGGCATCGACCCGGGCGGCCTGCGCGGCTCGCGGACGGGTGTGTTCGTGGGGACGACGGGCCAGGACTACGCGCAGTTGGCGCGGTCGGGTCCGGACGAGCTGGAGGGCTACTGGGGCATCGGCTCGGCGGGCAGTGTGCTCTCCGGTCGCGTCTCGTACGTGCTGGGGTTCGAGGGCCCGGCCCTCACGGTCGACACGGCCTGTTCGTCGTCGCTGGTGGGCGTGCACCTGGCGGTGCAGGCACTGCGCCACGGCGAGTGTTCGCTGGCCCTGGCGGGCGGCGTGACGGTGATGTCCACACCGGGCGTCTTCACCGAGTTCAGCAGGCAGCGCGCGCTCTCGCCGGACGGCAGGTGCCGTTCGTACGCGGAGGCCGCCGACGGCACCGGCTGGGGCGAGGGGGTCGGGGTCGTCCTGCTGGAGCGCCTCAGTGAGGCCCGCCGAAACAACCACCGTGTCCTGGCGGTCATCTCGGGCTCCGCGGTCAACCAGGACGGCGCCAGCAACGGCCTCACCGCCCCGAACGGCGGCTCCCAGCAGCGCGTCATCACCCAGGCACTCGCCGACGCCGGTCTGCGCCCCCGCGACATCGACGCGGTCGAGGGGCACGGCACCGGCACCACACTCGGCGACCCCATCGAGATCGACGCCCTCGCGGCGGTCTACGGCCGCGAGCGGACCGCCGTGCACCCGCTGCGGCTGGGCTCGCTGAAGTCCAACATCGGGCACAGCCAGGCCGCCGCGGGCGTCGGCGGACTGATCAAGATGATCCAGGCGTTGCGCCACGAGGTGCTGCCCAGGACCCTGCACGTCGACCGGCCCACGCCCAAGGCCGACTGGTCCGGCGGCGGCATCTCCCTGCTGACCGAGGCCACCCCGTGGCCGCGCGGCGAGCGGGTCCGCCGGGCCGGGGTGTCCTCGTTCGGCATCAGTGGCAGCAACGCGCACGTCGTGGTGGAGGAGGCACCGCTCGACGCGTCCCCCGACACCGGGGCGGGGCGGGAGCCGGAGACCCTGCCGGTGGTGCCGTGGGTGCTGTCCGCCAAGACGCCGGCCGCCCTGCGCGCCCAGGCCCGCCGCCTGCACACCCACCTCACCACCGCACAACCGGACGCCACCCCCACCCAGGTCGGCGCCGCCCTCGCCCACACCCGCGCCCACTTCGACCACCGGGCCACCCTCACCGGCACCACCCGCACCGAACTCCTCGCGGGGCTGGCGGCGTTCGGCGCGGGGGAACTGCCGGGCAACGCCGTCCTGGGAGTGGCGGCGCGGGCACGGAAGACCGCCTTCCTCTTCTCCGGGCAGGGGTCCCAGCAGGCCGGTACGGGCAGCGGACTCGCCGCCGCCCACCCGGTGTTCGCCGACGCCCTGGCCGCGGCCCGCGCCGAGCTCGACCGGCATCTGGAGCTGCCCCTGCGCCAGGTGATGGACGCCGCCGACGGCACCCCCGAGGCGGAGCTGCTGCACCGCACGGGCTGGACGCAGCCGGCGCTGTTCGCCCTGGAGGTGGCTCTCTACCGCCTCGTCGAGTCCTGGGGCTTCACACCGGACTTCCTGCTGGGCCACTCGATCGGCGAGCTGTCCGCCGCGCATGTCGCCGGGGTGCTGTCCCTGGCCGACGCGAGCGCCTTGGTCGCCGCGCGCGGCAGGCTCATGCAGGCCCTGCCGGAGGGCGGCGCGATGGTCGCCGTGGAGGCGACGGAGGACGAGGTCCTGCAGAGCCTGCGTGACGACGGCCGACTGGCCGTGGCCGCCGTGAACGGGCCCCGCTCGGTCGTCGTGTCCGGCGCCGCCGACCCCCTCGCGGCCTGGCAGCGAGCGTGGCAGGAGCAGGGCCGCCGCACCCGCCGACTGCGCGTCAGCCATGCCTTCCACTCGCCTCTGATGCGGCCGATGCTCGAGGAACTCGCAGCCGTCGCGGGCGGCTTGAGCTACCACGCGCCGACCGTACCGATCGTTTCGAACGTGACGGGGACCTTCGCCGACGCGACCGACCTGGCCACGCCCGACTACTGGGTCCGCCACGCCGCGCACCCCGTCCGCTTCCACGACGGGGTACGCCGCCTGGAAAGCGCGGGGGCGACGGCGTTCCTGGAGCTCGGGCCGAGCGGTGTACTGACCTCGATGACCCGGCACTGCCTGCGCGACCCGGGGTCCGCGGTGCTCGCTCCCGCCCTCGACGGGCGCGGGCCCGAGCCCGCCGCCCTCATGACCGCGCTCGCCGAACTGCACACGCACGGCGCGTGCGGCGACCTCGCGGCCCTCCTTCCCCGGGACGCGGCTCGCCAGGTGCCGCTCCCGACGTACGCCTTCCAGCCGCGCCGCCACTGGATCGACGTGCCGCAGACCGTACGGGGCACGGAGTCCGGCCCGTCGGCGGACCAGGCGGCTCCGGCACCGGCCGCGCAGGAAGAGCCGAGCCGGGACGAGCCGGAGCGGGCGGACCAGGAGCGGGACGTCCTCGGGCTGGTTCGTACCCAGGCGGCCCTCGTCCTCGGTTACGAGGACGGCGCGCGGATCGACCCGGACCTGACGCTGCTGGAGCTCGGTATCGACTCGCTCGGCGCCGTCCGCTTCCAGCGGCGCCTCGCCTCGGTCACCGGCCTCGACCTTCCGGCCACCCTCCTGGTCGACCACCCCACCCCGGCGGCCCTCGCGGAGCACCTGCGGCCGCTGCTCGCCCCGAGCGCTCCGACCGACCCGGCCGACCTGCTCAGGGACCTGCACCGGCGAGGGCAACTCGGTGACGCCGTACCGCTGCTGCGGGCGGCTGCCGCGGACCGGCCCACCTTCTCCACGGCGGAACGGCCCGCGGGCCCGCCGGAGTCCGTGCTGGTCTCCGACGGACCCGCTACGCCCGCCGTGGTCTGCGTGCCGTCCTTCCTGGCCGGGTCGGGCCCGCACCAGTTCGCGCGGTTCGCCGCCGGATTCACCCACCGGCCGCGGATGTCCGCGCTCACCCTGCCCGGCCTCGGCACCTCGGCACTGCTGCCCGGCTCGTGGCGGGCAGCGGTCGACAGCCTGGCCGCCGCCGCGCTGCACACCGCGGGCGGTGCCCCGCTGGTCCTCGCGGGGCACTCCATCGGCGGCGCCCTCGCGCACGCCGCCGCGGCGTCGCTGGAGCGCACCGGGCACCGCGTCGAAGGGGTCGTGCTGATCGACACCTACGAACCCGAACCCGCCCAGCAGCAAGCGGTGTTCGCCTGGGCGATGGGCCGCATCCTCGCCCGGGACGGCGCGCCCGCCGACATCGACGCCGACGGCGTGCTGGCCATGGGCGGCTATCTGCGGCTCCTCGACGACTGGGTGGCCGACCCGCTGACGGCGCCCGCGCTGCTCCTGACAGCCGAGCGGGGGCCCGACGCGCCGGACGGCGCGGCCTGGCGGCTCTGGCAGGCCGCGGACACCGTCACGCCCGTCACCGGCGACCACTTCTCGCTCCTCGAGGAGCACGCCGCTCACACGGCACGCACCGTCGAGGAATGGCTTCGAAAGGAACTGTCATGCAGCCCGTCGGCATAG